Below is a window of Roseivirga misakiensis DNA.
TAGGACTAATGCCTGTCCTGAAAAACCAGCCTGACATAAAAGTTACGAGTAAACTCAGGGCAAGAAGGCCGTAAAAGGCACCTTTCCAGAACAGTTGATTTTCTGTTAACTCTTTTCCTTTTGGAGGGTTAATAACGCCAACTAGGCGTTTGAAGAAGCTAAGCATGTTTTTGGTGGTTGAGTCTTCGGAAGATAAGAATTTCATCCGTTCTCACCATTTCCAATTCTTTTAAACGGCGGCTTGATTCAGAGATCCTTTCGATACAAATAGGCTTGTGCGCCATGAAAGTCAAAAGTTACGGTGCGTTTCATGCCGTTTTTTTCAGCTACGCGCTGAGAACCAATATTGTCAATATTGATGATCGATACCACTCTTTCATCTAGCCTTTGTGCTTCGAAGTATTCACGAATGCAAATAGCCATTTCAGATGCATAACCTTTATTCCAATAACTAGGAATGACGCCATAACCTATTTCGAAGAAGTCTTCTCCAAGTATATTTTCTCTTAAAATGAGTCCAACATTCCCCATCAAGGTGCCATTTTCCTTATCGATGGCGGCTAACATACCAATGCCAGTTTCTTCATAGCGCTTCATTTGCCGGTTTATCCAAATAACAGCCTCTTCCTCTGGGGTTTTTGGTGAAGGAATCCCAACAAAATGGAGTTGGTCATTGCCAATAAAAAAAGCCTCCCAGGGCTTAGTGTCTTCTTTGACAATAGGTCGGTAGAAGAGCCTTTCTGATGTTATCGGGAACTCGTATTCATGGATGATCATTAGTCTAGGGCTAAAATTTATAGTTCAGAGACGCTAATGCTATGGCCAAGGTCATTTAGTAATGTTAGCTTTTCATTCATTTTGGCCATTTTACTAACGATTACTCCGATCGTCATAACACAACCTGAATCATAGTCTTGACCCTTAATATTTAATTCAAGGTCTTTCACAAGCTTCATTACCTCATTCATTTCGTCGTAAGGAAACCTTAAAATTACAGTTTCGGTTATTTCTCGTTTTACAATTTGTGCTTCTTCTAGTGCTTCAAAAGCAGCAGTTTTATAAGCATTTATCAGACCGCTCACGCCAAGTTTTGTTCCGCCAAAATAGCGTACGACAACCAATAGCGTATTGGTCAAATTCTTGGATTTAATTTGACCCAGAATTGGATCACCAGCAGAATGGTTAGGCTCGCCGTCGTCGTTAGCCCGCGTTTCTGAGCCATCATGCCCCAGCACATAGGCGTAGCAGTGATGCCTTGCATCGTAGTAATCCTTCCTTAGCAACTCAAGTTTCTCCTTTACAGCTTCCACAGAAGTCACTGGAAAAGCGACGGCAATGAACTTGCTTCCTTTCTCTTTGTACAGCCCTTCAGCGGAATTCGATATGGTTAAAAAACTATCCTGCATTTAGATTGCCTTGAGGATTTCTTGGTGGCTTAAAAGCATAATCACCACAATCGCTAAAACTACACCGATAGTATTAATTCTGCTCAGTTTCTCCTTGAAAAGTAAAATTGCCATCAGAGTAGAGGCAATGATTATCCCAATGTTGAGTGAAGGGTAAAGTATAGCGCCATTGTTGTCAAAAGCACTGAGCGCTTTAAGTTGTAGGTAGATAGAGAAGTAATTAGGGATACCGAGATAAATTCCGCCTAGGATATCTTTGCGCCTAAACCTGATCCCTCGAATTAGCGCTACAGATATACCGATGATAAAGGCAAAAGCAAAAATGAAAATTGGAAATACGGCCTCAGTAGATTCATCTACATAATGGTGATTTGTATAGTTCAGCGCGGTGTCAATTACACCACCCAATAAGAAAACTGCTAAGGGTAAAGCGATGTATTTTAAAGTAAGGGGCTGACGTTTCAAAGCTTGGTTCTGCTTCTTCTTACTCACCATAATAATGGCTACAAAAGCCAGGGCAATGCCCGTGTAGTTCCAAATATCGAGGTTGTTTGTGCCAATCTTAAGAATGAACAAGCTAAATACGACGGGAATGGCGAGACTCATTTTACTAGCAACTGTCGCTACAGAAACGCCACGAAGTTGTGTAGTTCTGGCCATCAAATAGAACGTACTTACAAAGACTACCCCTAAAACCCCAGCCATATAAAACCATGGAGCCGTTGCATCTGCTTCCTTGCTTACCGTTGAAAAACCAGTGTAAAGTACTCCTGTGATAACGCAGACACCATAATTGGTAATGATGGCTGGGAAGGTATTGATGCCAAGTTTGGTATAAGACCGAAAGGCCATAAAAATGGCCACATTTGCGAGTATGGTCAGGAGTAGATAAAACACGAGAAGCGAAATTAGTCAATACAATCTTATTCTGACATTTGTATATTGTTGACTTATCAGAATACCTAACACTCTTTGAATTGAAAAAACCAGAGCTCTACGATTTTAATAACATTGCTGCCGCTAGAGGAAACCTTTCTTTTTTAGAAGAACTTAAAGATGTCCCGTTTGAAGTCAAAAGAGTATACTGGCTAACAGATGTTCCAGAGCAGCAAGTGCGAGGAGATCATGCGCACAAAGTAGGAGAACAGGTAATCGTTTGTATTCAAGGGGTGATAGAAGTAGTGCTTGAATCCAAGAATGGCGAGGTTTTTACTTGTACCCTAGACCAGCCAAATAAAGGACTATACATACCGCCGATGTGGTGGGGAAAAATGCTTTTTAAGAACAGGGCCATGCTTTTGGGGCTTGCCTCTGATGAGTTTTCTGAAGAAGATTACATCAGGAAAAGAGAAGATTTCTGATGGCAAACTTCCAACTTCAAAAAACGCTAAGTCTTAAGACCAAAGTTATTTACAAAGAGTTTGTCTACAACAACCAAGCATTTCTCGCTACGAATAATAAGTTAGAGAAGAGGCACTTTTATTGGGTAGACACGAATATTGATTGTGCCCATGCACATGTCGCTTTTTCAATTACAGATGAAACCGCTTATAGCCCACATAGGCTCCCCTTTGGTGGTGTAGAGTTAGCTGAAGGTCTAGTGCCGCAAGACTTGTTTGAGTTTTTAAGCCAGGTGGAAAAAACCTTGGTCATAGAAGGTGTAAAAGTCGTGAGGTTACACCAAGCGCCGAATGCTTATCAAGATCAAACGTTAATAGGAGATACCCTGATTCAATTGGGCTACGAAACCATACAAAACCGTGTTTTTCATACCATTGCTGTGAATGAAACAGACTTGTATGACAGAATGCATAAAATGGAGCATCGTAAATTCAAAATGTGTCATAGGGACGGGGCCATTTTTAGAGAATTAAAGAAGAAACAGAAGATCGAGGCGTTTCAATGGATTGAAAGAAATAGGAATTTAGCCTATAAACCGCCTTCAATGTCATGGGTAGACTTGCAGGAAGCGAGTCAAAGAAATCCAAAAGTATACAAGGTTTTTGGCGTATTCTTAGATGATTGGATGTTGGCTGCGACAGTGGCAGTGGTTGTGAATGATCGTGCAATTTACCATTTCATGCCCGCAAGTCAGGTTGACTTTAGAGAATATAAAAAGTACAGTCCCATGGTCTTTTTAATCAATGAATTATACAACTGGTGCCGTTCAAATGGTATCGAAACCTTAGACCTTGGAACATCTTATGTAGATATGAAGCTGAAAGACTCATTGGTCAAATTCAAGGAAAATACTGGAGGTAAGCCTTGTAATGCCCTGAGTTGGCAGAAAACACTATCTTCGTAAGAAATCTGGCACTGTTGAAATCTGAATTTTTGAAAAGCTCGTCATGGTCGTTTTCGGCTGTGGTATTCAGAGCCCTAGGTGGGCTTACAATCAATAAGTTATTTGCCTTTTTTCTAGGTGCACCGGGAATCACCTTACTCTCACACTTTCAAAATCTGACCGCCTTATTTACGCTATTACCAAACGAAGGCGTCAATAGAAGTATCATGAAATATTGGTCCGACCCGCAAATGTCGGAGCATGATAAACTCAGGCATTTTAAGACCAGTTTTTGGATTACCTCAACCATTTTTGGCGTTACCCTTGGGGTGCTTTACTTCTGGCATCACGATTACTTTTTTGATCGATTTATTACAGCGTATACTCCCAGAGAGTTTCTCATCATTTTCATTCCATCTGTTTTCCTAATGCTCATGTCGGGTTATCTGAACTCGGTAATCCTGGCTCTCCGTGAAGTAAAGGCTTATGCGGTGATCAACATTTTGAGTCTATTGCTGCTTGTTGGGATAGTTTATGTTGGGGTTAATTATGGAACAATAGACCAAGCTTTATTAAGCTTTGCAATCGGCTATGCTGCCATGTTTTTCTTGGCCCTTATCTACCTAATTAGAAGAAGAAAATCTATAAAGTTAGGCATGGGGAAACCCGATAAAGCCTCGGTCAAAAGAATTGGAAAATTTATTGCCATGGCGATCAGTGCGATCGTTTTTGGAAAACTTTTAGACTTCGGAGTTCGAGACTATGCCATTGAATTATATGATTTAGAGCGTACAGGGCTTTGGCAGGCCGTGGCTAAAATGTCTACTAGTTATTTACTCGTGTTCTCAGGTACAGTCGGTGTGATTTATTATCCTAAAATAGCCTCACTGATACATGAAAGAGGTGCTTTAAGGCAATATGTATTGAAAGTAATGGGCTTTATGACCTTCGTTTCGATTATGGCCTTGGGTATTTATTATCTCAACAAAGAATTTATTCTAAACCTGTTTTTCGCCGATGGATTTGATAAGGCAGCATATCTCGTCCGCTATCAAGTGATAGGCGATTTTTTTGCGTTGTTGGCCTATTTACTAGCCTATGTTTTAAGCGCTAGGGTACAGACAATGAAATATATAGCAGCACAGTTTGTCTCAGCCTTAATCTATTTGGGGCTATTATCCGTCTTAATAGATCAGTATAACCTAGAGGCATTTACTTTAGCATATATGTTCCGCTACATAGGTTTCTTTTTGATCCTTTTGGTCTTTAATCGAAAACTCCTTCGCCGATGAACCCATTGGTGACCATTATCTGTATTTCTTACAATCACGCACCATATATTAAGGAAGCGTTAGATGCAGTTTTTGCCCAAGACTACGAGCAAATACAAGTCATTATTGCTGACGATGGAAGTACCGATAACAGTCAAGACGTAATTAAAGAATTGTTGGAGGGGAAAACTTTGCAGTGCATTTTCAATGAAGAGAACATTGGCTATACAAGAACTTTTAACAGCGCATTAAAACATGCAGAAGGAGAGTTTATCATTGATTATGCACTAGATGATGTGATGAAGCCAGCTTTCGTAAGAAAAAGTGTTGATCGATTTAAATTGACCGATCGATCTACTGGAGTAGTTTTTTCTAATGCAGATTACATCGATGAGGATTCTAATGTGATCGGAAACCATAACGAGAGTTTGTTCAAAAAGAAGATGATAAAGGCCATTCCCGAAGGGGATATCTTCACCAACCTCATGGATCGCTATTTCATCTGTACACCCACAATGGTGATTCGTAAAGAGGTGTTCGATCGTCTGGGAGGATATGATGAAGCCTTAGCCTATGAAGACTTTGATTTCTGGATAAGATCTTCAAGGTATTGGGAGTATGCTTACACCGATGTGATTGAGATGCAAAAGCGTAAGTTAAAAAGCAGTATGTCGGCGGCTCGGTATCAGTTTACTATGAATAAGCAATTGAAATCTACACGCATCGTATGCGAAAAGGCTTTTCATTTGTGTAAAACCGAAAAAGAGCTGAAATTACTTGGTGCTCGACTCAATTATGAATACCGTCAATGTATTCGGAACGGCGCAAATGACTTGGCTGAGGATTATCAATTATTGATTAAAAAGACTGGGTCAAGTCTGGATGCGATATCATTGGGGGTACGATTCTTAGGTCGAAAATTTCACCGAAAGCATCATTAGTCATTTTGCTATAATGAACGAGGTGTGCAACCGTCTACTAATTGATATGTCTTTTGCATAACAAAAATTCAATCTCGTGCTTCAAAATAACCTTAGAACACTTCTCCGTTCGCTCATTAAAAGTAAGACCTATACCCTCCTTAACTTGTTAGGCTTGAGTTCTGGTCTCGTAGTTTTTATACTCATTATGGTTTACACCCAGTATGAGTTTAGCTATGACCAATATCATTCAAGGGTCAACGATATTTATAGGGTCTACAAAAGTGATAAGGGCAACTTTTACAAAGGGACAAACAAGTATGCTGTGGTTCCTACACCTTTGGTTCCTGCTATGAAGGATGATTTTTCGGAGGTTGAAGATTTTTTTAGAATTGAAACCTATGGTAATGCCGTCGTAAGAGTGGGTACAGAGGTTTTTTTAGAGCCATCAATCCATGCCGTTGACCCATCCATTTTTGAAATATTAGACCTAGAGCTTTTAGCAGGAAGCCCTTCGGAAATTGGTAAAGGAAATAACGGGGCAGCCTTGTCTGAATCATTGGCCATGAAATACTTTGGCAAAATTGATGTAGTCGGAGAAGTGATTAAGTACAAAGATCAATACCCATTTCAAGTAACAGGTGTTTTCAAAGATATGCCCAAAAATTCACATTTTGTACTTGACCTGACGATCAATTTGGAAGGGATACTTGGGGCTACAGAACGTAGAATGGATAATTGGAACAATAGCAATTTTTATGCTTATGTACTGCTCGCCCCAGGTACCGATGCAGGTAAACTGCAAGGTCGGCTTCCAGAGCTACGTGCCAAATATGCGAATGATCCAATCAATGAAGAGGGACAGGAGTCAACTTATTACCTCCAGAATTTAAGCGATGTGCATTTTACATCGGAAGTAAACTTCGATATAGCCCCAAATGCGGATGCTCAAAGTCTTTATATCTACATTGGAATTGCCTTTATGATCCTCCTGATCGCAGCTATAAATTATGTGAATTTGGCAACGGCTAGATCAGTTAATAAGACTAAGGAGGTTGGTATAAGAAAAGTGATTGGCGCACATAAATGGAGCTTAATTAAACAGTTTTTATTGGAATCAAGTGTACTTGTCTTTACGGCACTTGCCATAGCAGTTTTAGTCTTGATCATGGTACTGCCTGCTTTTTCTAGTTTTATCGATAAAGAAATTACAATTAATTTTTCCTCACTTGATTTTTGGATACCACTCTTAGGTTTAGGTGTGCTTATGACATTGCTTTCAGGAATTTACCCAGCCACAATGTTGGCTAAATTCAAGCCTATTACTGCACTAAAAGGTAGTAGAACTGGCCCTAAAGGAAGTGCCTTGTTTAGAAATATATTGGTTGTATTTCAATTCACGGTTTCATGTGCTTTAATTCTCGGTGCATCTGTTTTGACCAAACAATTAAACTTTATCCAAAATATGGATACTGGTTACGTCAGAGACCAAGTACTGGTTGTCGGAGTAAGGGATCGCGGAATTCGTGGTCAATTGGATGTTTTTAAAAATGAGTTAAGAAAGATATCAGGCGTAAAGTATGTATCATCTTCTAATTCACTTCCGAACAATATAAGCTCCAATTCGACTGTGAATTGGGTTGGTAAGAAAGAAGATGAACGCGTTGTGCTCTATACAAACACCGCAGATTATGACTTTGTGGATTTATATGACCTTGAGATTGTTGAGGGAAGGAATTTTGACCCTACGATAACTTCGGATGAAACTGCCGTTTTGATCAATGAGTCCGCTGTTAAAGCTTTGGGTTGGGAAAACCCGATTGGAATGCAGATGATGCGTTGGTGGGGAGATACAGGGCGTGTAGTAGGTGTCTTAAAAGATTTCCATGCTCACTCCGTTCATTTGGAAATTGAACCGATTCAAATTTACCAGAAAAGTGGCCAGTTTAATGTCTCAATTCGGATAGAAGGGGATCAGGTTGAAGAAACAATTGCCGCTATTGAGTCAACTTATCAGTCCTTTGAGCCATTATATCCATTTGACTACAACTTCTTCGACGATATTTTTGATAGAGCTTATTTGAGTGAAATAAAGGCGGCAGAATTAGCTAATTGGTTTACTGGACTTGCCATTTTGATCGCTTGCCTTGGGCTTTACGGTTTGGCTTCTCATAAAGTACAACATAGAATAAAGGAAGTAGGCGTAAGAAAAGTATTAGGCGCATCGATATCAAGAATATTGATTTTACTAACAAAAGACTTCGGCCTGCTGCTGATTGTCTCCTTTCTGATTGCAGCACCAATAGCTTATTTTGTAATGAATAATTGGCTAGATGGGTTCGCCTATCACACCTCAATTAACTTAATCACCTTTTTACTGGCATTGATAGTCATGATGCTGGTAGCAGGTTCTACAGTGGGATATCAAACCTATAAGGCCGCCGTTAAAAATCCAGTTGATGCTTTGCGGGAAGAGTAAGTCGATAAATAATTAGTCTATTATTTACCGTAGTACTTGTCGACCATATTTCGGGCATAGTCCCAAATGTTAGTCGCACCATCTTTTATTTTCTGTTTTTTCTCGATGACAGCTTCGTAGGGAACATTGAATTCTCTCCAGGTACCACCATTATTTGAGGCGTTTTGTAGCATCGGCTCAAATCTATCCATGGCTTTTGCAAACTTTGCTTCCTTGGTTTCACCTGTTTCAAACTCAGTCCAAATCGCAATTAATTCCTTGGCCTGGTCCTCTGGTAAAATTCCAAAAATGCGCTCTGCTGCTTTAAGTTCCTCTTCAGTATTTGTGTGGTTTTTGGTGGTGTCGAAAAGAAAAGTGTCACCAGCATCAATTTCAACTATGTCATGGATTAGCAACATCTTGATGACTTTTAGCATATCAATTTCATGATTACTATGACTAGAGAGTACGATCGCCATCATGGCCAAATGCCAACTATGTTCAGCATCGTTTTCGTGCCGATCGCTGTTAAAAAGACGTGTTTTGCGCTGAATATATTTTAGTTTGTCAATCTCTTTAATGAATGCAATTTGTTTTTCAAGAGCGTCTTCCATAGTGCTTTACTTTAAGTCACAAAAGAAGCCAATTCTAAAGAACTGCCCAATCGGAATTTAATAGAATTCTGTGCGTATTCAGTTGACTACTGTTCTCGGTGATGAATTAGAAGTAGGTTATGCCGCAGGTAAACTGCCGATTAGCATTCATATAGCTCGATTAGTGGCAGAAGTTCTTGTTAAGAACATTAAAATGATGGTTAGGAAATAATCTAACATCTAATAGTTAGTAAGATTTTTTAATCCTTTAGGGTCTCGTTCCACAGGGCTCTATTACTTTTTTAATTAATTTATACTCTTTTTAGTAACTAATTCTTATTATTGAAGTAATTACGAAAAAGAGAAGAAATGAAAAAGGTTACTTTAGGTGCTTTTGAAGAGATGGTTTTACTCACAGTTGGCGTGCTGCAAGACAATGCTTATGGCGTAACAATAAAAGCTGAATTGGAAGCGAATATGAAAAAGACGATCAGCTTGGGTGCGCTGTATGCCGCATTGCAACGACTAGAAGAAAAACGATGGGTAAATTCTAGAGTCGGTGGTATTACCGAGGAAAGAGGAGGTAGACGGAAACAGTATTTCGATATCACGAAAGAGGGAGTATTAGCCCTTAATGAGGTCAGAGCAATGAGAAACGAGCTATTCGACCGTTTGCCAGAACACAAAGTGCAGTGGCTTAATCTATGAGCTATCAAGAAATAAATAGTAAGCCTCCATGGTTCGGTGAGTGGTTGTTAAGGAGCTTTTGCTCCTATGATTTTTTGAACACCGCCCTATGGGATATGGAGGAAATTTATATCGACAACATCAAACTAAAAGGTAAAAACAAAGCGAAATGGCTATACCTGAAAGAAGCTTGTGGGGTGATTTATCATCTCTACTTCAAAGGCAATAGCCACTATGCAACAAACAACATCGCCATGGTCAAAAACAATATTATCGTCGCTTTAAGAAGCATTAAGAAAAACAAAGGGAATGGATTCGTCAATATACTTGGCTTGAGTTCAGCCTTGATTCTATTTTTACTCACCACAATTTACACCTCGTATGAGTTTAGTTATGACTCCTACCACGAACATTCTGACAATATCTACCGCGTTTATAAAAGTATAAATGTAATAGATGACCCAGATTATCGCGATTCGGGAACCCCAGGGCCACTAGCTAATGCCCTCACTACAGAGTTTCCAGCAATAGTTGGTGCAGCTAGAATTATCAACTGGGGAAAACTGTTAGTGGAAATGGGCGGAGAGAAATATATAGAACCAGATATTTTCCCTGCCGACCCTTCAATCTTCAACATATTTAGTTTCGAGGCAGTAAGTGGTAAAATAGATGATTTTATAGCTGATCCTTTTACAATGGCCATTTCAGAGACCATTGCCATGAAGTATTTCAATCGTACAGATGTAGTAGGAGAGAGTGTCACTTTTAATAAGAAGTATCCAATGAAAATTACTGGTGTATTCAAGGATATGCCCGAGAACTCAAGTTTCAAAATGGATATAATTGTGCACTTTGAAAGCATAGTAAGTGAGTACGAACAAAGCTTAGCTCGGTGGGGCAACAATCCGTTTTATACCTACCTCAGAGTTGAGGAAAATGTGGATGCGAAAGCACTAGAGGCGCAACTGACGTCAATACGAGCCAAATATGCCAACGATCCAATGGATGAAGATGGTCAAGATGTGACCTATTTTTTACAACCACTCAAAGACGTTCATTTTGAGCGGAACATTCAAGGGAGTTTAGGTACACCGGTGAACGGCCAGAGACTTCAGAATTACTTTATTATTTCCGTGATCATACTCATAATGGCTTGCGTGAACTATGTGAATTTAGCCACAGCAGAATCTATTGTGAGAATGAAAGAAGTAGGTATCCGCAAAGCTATCGGTGCCAAGAGGGCTAACTTGATTGCCCAATTTATGATCTCGTCGGGCTTAGTTGTATTCTTTGCTATGGCCTTTTCCACATTGGTGACTTTTTTGGTGCTACCAGCTTTTGCCAATTTTGTAGAGCGCCCTTTAAAGCTTGAATTCTTTGACCCTAGACTACTATCATTTTTACTGGCAACTTGGTTTGGGTTAACCTTGATATCTGGCCTTTACCCTGCACTGATGGCATCGCGATTTAATCCTTTACAAGCCTTAAGCGGTAGAGGCTTAGTCAAAGCTAAAGGCGGAATCTTAAGAAAGGGGTTAGTGGTATTTCAATTTACAGTTTCAATTATCCTTATTCTGGCTGCAATAGTACTCGTAAAACAGTTGCGATATATCGACAATCTGGATACTGGTTATTCTAGAGACAATATTGTTATACTGAGTACTAGAGATGACGCTGTTGACGATCGGTTAGATAATTATATGGAAGAATTGCGTAAGATTTCCGGCGTATCAACAGTGGCAACCTCATGGTCTTTGCCAACCAATGTAACATCTAATACCCAAGCGAACTGGAATGGTATAACCGACGCCGAGCGATTACCAATGTATATGGTGGGAGTTACACATGACTTTTTCGATCTCTATGATATTGAAGTTATCGAAGGCCGATCGTTCGATAAGGATATTAAAACAGATAGAAAGAGTATTTTATTGAATGAAACAGCCGTGAAAGAACTGGGTTGGGAGAACCCGATAGGTAGAGAAATGATCACGCAGGCGGGAGTAAAAACACAAGTTATAGGTGTGGTAAAGGACTTTCACATTAAATCCCTAAGAGATAAAATTGAGCCGCTTCAAATTTTACTCAATGGACGATATGCTATTTTGGCCGTCAAGATTAATGCTGATTTGTATGAGACATTAGTGAAAATTGAAGAACTCTATGAGAGTTACTCTCCGATTCACCCGTTCGAGTATAGACTTTTTGAAGATGTATACGACAAGGCATATGCTGAAGAGTCTAAAATGGCTAAACTAGCCTTCTGGATCACCTTATTAGCTATCAGTATCGCTTGTTTAGGGCTTTATGGTCTGGCCTCGCATCGAGTGGAGCAAATGGTGAAGGAGCTAGGTGTGAGAAAAGTAATGGGTGCCACAACGAACAATTTATTGAGCCTATTGAGTCGAGACTTTTTAAAACTCCTAGGTATCTCATTTTTGGTGGCTGGTCCGGTTGCATACTATGTTATGAACCTTTGGTTAGATGGTTTTGCCTACCATACTCAATTTGGAGTAACGA
It encodes the following:
- a CDS encoding ABC transporter permease — translated: MSYQEINSKPPWFGEWLLRSFCSYDFLNTALWDMEEIYIDNIKLKGKNKAKWLYLKEACGVIYHLYFKGNSHYATNNIAMVKNNIIVALRSIKKNKGNGFVNILGLSSALILFLLTTIYTSYEFSYDSYHEHSDNIYRVYKSINVIDDPDYRDSGTPGPLANALTTEFPAIVGAARIINWGKLLVEMGGEKYIEPDIFPADPSIFNIFSFEAVSGKIDDFIADPFTMAISETIAMKYFNRTDVVGESVTFNKKYPMKITGVFKDMPENSSFKMDIIVHFESIVSEYEQSLARWGNNPFYTYLRVEENVDAKALEAQLTSIRAKYANDPMDEDGQDVTYFLQPLKDVHFERNIQGSLGTPVNGQRLQNYFIISVIILIMACVNYVNLATAESIVRMKEVGIRKAIGAKRANLIAQFMISSGLVVFFAMAFSTLVTFLVLPAFANFVERPLKLEFFDPRLLSFLLATWFGLTLISGLYPALMASRFNPLQALSGRGLVKAKGGILRKGLVVFQFTVSIILILAAIVLVKQLRYIDNLDTGYSRDNIVILSTRDDAVDDRLDNYMEELRKISGVSTVATSWSLPTNVTSNTQANWNGITDAERLPMYMVGVTHDFFDLYDIEVIEGRSFDKDIKTDRKSILLNETAVKELGWENPIGREMITQAGVKTQVIGVVKDFHIKSLRDKIEPLQILLNGRYAILAVKINADLYETLVKIEELYESYSPIHPFEYRLFEDVYDKAYAEESKMAKLAFWITLLAISIACLGLYGLASHRVEQMVKELGVRKVMGATTNNLLSLLSRDFLKLLGISFLVAGPVAYYVMNLWLDGFAYHTQFGVTSFILALVLIGIVAIVAIGYRTYTAAVGNPVEALRQE